CTCAGAACCTTAATAAGCCTAGCGACTAAAGTCACGGCTTAACAAACCCTGTCCACCTTCGTAGACTAAAAAAGAAGATACGATAAGTAGCTGCGGTTTCAACCGAATCAGCGATTTTCCATTAAAATAAAATTCTCCGCGCGAATTGCTAAAACTATTATTTGTTTCTACTTCCGTTGGACCACTAGGTACTGGACTTGGTGGCGGAGTGGAATTAAGCCTATACAATATTGCTCAAGAAATGCGGCGACGCGGGCATCAGGTGCAAATTGTTGCACCGAAGGGCTCGTATTTTGAATCGTTGCCTGATATTGTACAAATTCCTGGCGAGTTACAGATTATTGCTCAAAGTCAGGAACGTGGCGATCCGGTTGTGATACCTGGGGACTCGGTATTGGCAAATATGTGGGAGTATGCGCGGCAAGTACAAGCTGAGTATGATTTAATTGTAAATTTTGCTTACGATTGGTTGCCTTTTTACCTCACACCGTTTTTTAGCCGTCCGATTGCACACTTTGTCAGTATGGGATCGCTTTATGACGCGATGGATCGCATTATCAAACAAACAGCAGATCGCTTTTTTGGGACGATTGGCTTTTACACCGCATCGCAAGCACAAACGTTTGCGCTGAATTATGAATGTCCGTGTTTAGGAAGTGGAATTGATTTATCATTGTATGAGTTTTGCGCGCAACCACAAAAGTGTTTAGCCTGGCTAGGCAGAATTGCCCCAGAAAAAGGCTTAGAAGATGCAGTAGCTGCGGCGAACATGACGCACATTCCCTTAAAGATTATGGGGAAAATACAAGATGAAGCTTATTGGAAACAAGTTTGTGCGGCTTATCCTGATGCGCCAATAGAATATTTAGGCTTTCTTTCAACATCCGAAATGCAGCAGCAACTTCGTCAATGTCAAGCGTTATTGATGACTCCGCGTTGGGTAGAAGCTTTTGGAAATGTTGCGATTGAAGCGCTAGCGTGTGGTGTTCCTGTGATATCTTATCGTCGCGGTGGTCCTGCTGAAATTGTGCAAGATGGTAAAACGGGATTTTTGGTAGAACCTGATAGTGTGATGGGGTTAGTAAATGCGATCACCCGCATCAAAGAAATTGACCGTTACACTTGTCGTCAACAAGCCGAAACAGAATTTTCTTTAACAGCATTAGGCGATCGCTTTGAAAAGTGGTTTCGAGATATCTTAGTGAGGAGTGAGGGGTAAGTGAAAGAGTGGTTAGTGACTAGTGCGTGAGTTTTGAATTAACTTTATCGATCGTACACTCTTGACCGCTAACCTCTGATCCCTGACCCCTCTTACATAGTAATTGGTCGCATATTCTCCTTTGCTTGGATACACTCGCCAAGTTCAATGGGTACAGACTGGATATTCCAAATGTCTTGACAGTAGTCGCGGATCGAACGGTCTGAGGAGAATTTACCCATCCGTGCTACGTTTAAAATGGACATCCGCGTCCAGCGATCGCGATCGCGGTACACTTGACTCACATTGTCCTGACAATCAATGTAAGCTTGATAGTCGGCAAATAGTAGATACTCATCGCGATGCAACAGCGAATCTAGCAAAGGCTTGAACAGCTGAGTGTCGCCATGCGAGAAGTGTCCTGATGCAATGCGATCAATGACGGCTTTGAGTTCGCGATTGCTGTGGTAATAATCTAGCGGACGGTAGCCTCTGGCTTTGAGTGCGTAAACCTCAGGCGCGGTGAGTCCAAAGATAAAGAAGT
This sequence is a window from Chroogloeocystis siderophila 5.2 s.c.1. Protein-coding genes within it:
- a CDS encoding glycosyltransferase family 4 protein, whose amino-acid sequence is MLKLLFVSTSVGPLGTGLGGGVELSLYNIAQEMRRRGHQVQIVAPKGSYFESLPDIVQIPGELQIIAQSQERGDPVVIPGDSVLANMWEYARQVQAEYDLIVNFAYDWLPFYLTPFFSRPIAHFVSMGSLYDAMDRIIKQTADRFFGTIGFYTASQAQTFALNYECPCLGSGIDLSLYEFCAQPQKCLAWLGRIAPEKGLEDAVAAANMTHIPLKIMGKIQDEAYWKQVCAAYPDAPIEYLGFLSTSEMQQQLRQCQALLMTPRWVEAFGNVAIEALACGVPVISYRRGGPAEIVQDGKTGFLVEPDSVMGLVNAITRIKEIDRYTCRQQAETEFSLTALGDRFEKWFRDILVRSEG